One window from the genome of Candidatus Chlorohelix allophototropha encodes:
- a CDS encoding DDE-type integrase/transposase/recombinase, translating to MEWNIERFDILNNRLEQDHRGIKSRYRSMKGFKKPESAERFCQAYDEQRDFFNHRRWHKDRKGARWRRVDFVSKFYQLKGKFTNRQLVWRQSEIGV from the coding sequence GTGGAGTGGAACATCGAGCGATTCGATATACTTAATAATCGACTCGAACAAGACCACCGCGGCATAAAAAGTAGATACAGGAGTATGAAAGGCTTCAAGAAGCCTGAAAGTGCTGAACGGTTCTGTCAAGCGTACGATGAGCAGAGAGACTTTTTTAATCACCGACGCTGGCATAAAGATAGGAAAGGTGCAAGGTGGAGGCGGGTAGATTTTGTCAGCAAGTTTTATCAGCTCAAGGGTAAGTTTACGAACAGGCAGTTAGTATGGCGGCAAAGTGAAATAGGAGTTTAA
- a CDS encoding DUF1616 domain-containing protein, translating to MLKGLKVQSNNFDLLLITLLALLLPVVVQLSLPWLRVPFGLIMVLLAPGYAMLQAIFNSEVAPDWISRLALSFGLSLTAVALLVLILNLLPQGINLWSITISVSLWVILFSVIAVIRRGNQTRLIVEEPKEVSTLEKWQPAQNSSSRLIYIVGGLVVVVLLSLLLIELQSSRSEHLTEFYILGSTGKAENYPYNVVIGQPIKIQAGITNRENRQVSYRIEIRDGLEVLARTEVIKLENEGFWLQPLQFNVGSQVGIRTIDLLLYFDNNLDPYRQLRLRLNVN from the coding sequence ATGCTAAAAGGTTTGAAAGTGCAGTCTAATAATTTTGACTTGCTATTGATAACCCTACTGGCTCTTTTGCTACCTGTTGTGGTACAACTATCTTTACCATGGTTAAGGGTGCCTTTTGGACTGATTATGGTGTTGTTGGCGCCGGGTTATGCCATGTTACAGGCAATCTTCAACTCCGAAGTTGCGCCCGATTGGATATCGCGGCTTGCCCTCAGTTTTGGTTTAAGCCTTACAGCAGTAGCGCTACTGGTACTTATTCTCAACCTACTCCCACAAGGCATCAACCTATGGTCGATTACCATTTCTGTTTCATTATGGGTTATACTTTTCAGTGTAATTGCTGTTATCAGGCGCGGGAATCAGACACGTTTAATAGTAGAAGAGCCGAAAGAGGTAAGTACTCTTGAAAAATGGCAACCTGCCCAAAATTCGTCATCCCGTCTTATTTATATAGTTGGCGGTCTGGTTGTAGTGGTACTCCTGAGTCTTTTGCTAATAGAGTTACAATCCTCTCGTTCGGAGCATTTGACTGAATTTTACATTCTGGGATCAACCGGAAAAGCCGAAAATTATCCTTATAACGTGGTGATAGGTCAGCCTATAAAGATTCAAGCTGGAATTACTAACCGGGAAAATCGGCAGGTAAGTTATCGGATTGAAATACGAGACGGTCTTGAAGTTCTGGCGAGAACGGAAGTAATAAAGCTAGAGAACGAGGGTTTCTGGTTACAACCGCTGCAATTTAATGTCGGTTCTCAGGTAGGAATTCGAACAATTGATTTGTTGCTATATTTCGATAATAATCTTGACCCTTACCGCCAACTAAGACTACGCCTTAACGTGAATTAG
- a CDS encoding glycosyltransferase family 4 protein, which translates to MTSHNIVKEEEIRQFAVRLVGLSEGSSTGLSRYARSLYQELTLQEVTVGVTDFKTPSIPPFVGKLGFDSAKFFSTFPVALPDAVGNTVTHLTTQNHASAVAFKKVKRLVVTVHDLITLCYNHYPEFTTHLKYYDKFFNRLAAYGLKKARMLIAVSEYTRQDIIRLLSYPSDRIKVVYEGVDRQNFRVKEVPTNFYQRYNLREDIPYLLNVGSEDPRKNIRRLLAAFAKVSAEFPTVRLLKVGAAEFRHERQYLLDEAKLLGISDKVVFFDRVSDTDLAYFYNIATAFIFPSLYEGFGLPALEAMSCGTPVICSNAASLPEVVGDAALLFSPTDTLEMATLIKRVLSEPDLQKHLRRLSIEQAALFNWEKTAIETAKIYRQVVELEKEASMKRKPSVC; encoded by the coding sequence ATGACGAGTCATAATATAGTGAAAGAGGAGGAGATACGCCAATTTGCTGTAAGGTTGGTCGGACTAAGCGAAGGTAGTTCCACTGGCTTATCGCGCTATGCTCGAAGCCTTTACCAAGAATTGACCCTGCAAGAGGTAACGGTAGGGGTAACAGATTTTAAAACCCCTTCTATTCCTCCTTTTGTTGGAAAACTGGGATTTGATTCGGCTAAGTTTTTTAGCACTTTCCCTGTAGCGTTACCTGACGCTGTGGGTAACACCGTAACGCATTTGACTACCCAGAATCACGCCTCTGCCGTAGCATTTAAAAAGGTCAAGCGGTTGGTGGTAACGGTTCACGATCTGATTACCCTGTGCTATAATCACTACCCTGAGTTCACTACCCATTTAAAATATTATGATAAATTCTTTAATCGGTTGGCAGCGTATGGTTTGAAGAAAGCTCGTATGCTAATTGCCGTTTCTGAATATACGCGCCAAGACATTATTCGACTCTTATCATATCCCTCTGACCGAATTAAAGTGGTATATGAAGGAGTAGATCGGCAGAATTTTAGAGTTAAAGAAGTGCCGACCAATTTCTATCAACGCTATAATCTGCGTGAAGATATACCCTATTTGCTAAACGTTGGCTCCGAAGATCCTCGCAAAAACATACGGCGGCTTTTAGCGGCATTTGCCAAGGTTTCAGCAGAATTCCCCACTGTAAGATTACTAAAAGTTGGGGCTGCCGAGTTCCGTCACGAGAGGCAATATTTGTTGGATGAGGCAAAACTGCTAGGAATAAGCGACAAGGTGGTTTTTTTTGACCGGGTTTCGGATACAGACTTGGCTTATTTCTATAATATTGCGACAGCCTTTATCTTTCCCTCGCTCTATGAGGGTTTCGGATTACCTGCTCTGGAAGCTATGTCTTGCGGAACTCCGGTTATATGTTCCAATGCTGCTTCCCTTCCTGAAGTGGTAGGAGATGCCGCTTTGTTGTTCAGTCCAACCGATACATTGGAAATGGCTACCTTAATAAAGCGGGTACTTAGCGAACCTGATTTACAAAAGCATTTGCGCCGCTTAAGTATTGAACAAGCTGCCTTGTTTAACTGGGAGAAAACAGCCATAGAAACAGCCAAAATTTACAGGCAAGTGGTAGAGTTAGAAAAAGAGGCTTCCATGAAAAGAAAGCCATCCGTATGCTAA
- a CDS encoding glycosyltransferase family 4 protein gives MVETFMLKTSVKTSSPKNEALAIRLVGYNPNRPISSGGITNYIQQLAANLQNLESSFQLQGAEVQQLFRVYPYCRGEILHIPMIMGAQVLLTRRFNPAVVTVHDLGGLLFPSDFTNRKLVDKVVFRLALSGMRRATHILADSLYTKMTLIKHLAIPENKITAIPLGVDHAHFTPQDKAYARSQLATRFGLFFPENQPTLLYVGSELPRKNLGVLWQALNHLRKSYPKALLLKVGKPGGAFRERTMREIEQFNVSEAVHFLDEVADEHLPLFYSAADILIQPSLYEGFSLPTVEAMACGCPVLAARATCLPEVIGEGGIFFDPYSFEELAMLIESLYQDEWKKKFLREYGQKQALKYDWATVANQTLGVYYKIAEANIMNHPKKRIGF, from the coding sequence ATGGTAGAAACTTTTATGCTAAAGACTTCGGTGAAAACTTCATCTCCCAAAAATGAAGCTCTAGCTATAAGGCTTGTGGGCTACAATCCCAACCGCCCCATTTCCAGTGGTGGCATTACAAATTATATACAACAACTGGCAGCCAATTTGCAGAATTTGGAGTCTAGCTTCCAACTTCAAGGCGCAGAAGTGCAGCAGCTTTTCCGGGTATATCCCTACTGTCGAGGGGAAATTTTGCATATTCCAATGATAATGGGAGCGCAGGTATTGCTGACAAGACGGTTCAATCCGGCAGTGGTGACTGTGCATGACCTAGGGGGTTTGCTTTTCCCCTCCGATTTTACCAACCGGAAGTTGGTGGATAAAGTAGTTTTCCGGCTGGCTTTATCAGGAATGCGAAGAGCCACGCATATTTTAGCCGATTCCCTTTACACTAAAATGACTTTAATAAAGCATCTGGCGATACCTGAAAATAAAATAACAGCGATTCCTCTAGGGGTTGACCACGCCCACTTTACGCCACAAGATAAAGCTTACGCCCGTAGCCAACTTGCGACCCGCTTTGGTTTATTCTTTCCAGAAAACCAGCCTACCTTGCTCTATGTAGGAAGTGAGTTGCCTCGTAAAAACTTGGGCGTACTATGGCAAGCCCTTAATCACCTACGAAAAAGCTATCCGAAAGCACTGCTCTTAAAAGTTGGAAAGCCCGGTGGAGCATTTCGGGAGAGAACCATGCGTGAAATTGAGCAGTTCAATGTTTCAGAGGCAGTTCATTTTCTGGATGAGGTGGCAGACGAGCATTTGCCCCTGTTTTATAGCGCTGCCGATATCCTCATACAGCCCTCTCTCTACGAGGGTTTCAGTTTGCCCACTGTAGAAGCTATGGCATGCGGTTGTCCTGTTCTGGCAGCAAGAGCAACCTGTTTGCCGGAAGTGATTGGGGAAGGGGGCATCTTTTTTGACCCCTATTCGTTTGAGGAACTGGCTATGCTTATTGAGAGCCTATATCAAGATGAATGGAAAAAGAAGTTCTTGCGTGAATACGGTCAAAAACAAGCCCTTAAATACGATTGGGCAACCGTTGCAAACCAGACTCTCGGTGTTTATTATAAAATAGCTGAGGCTAACATTATGAACCACCCTAAAAAGCGCATAGGTTTTTAG
- a CDS encoding lipopolysaccharide biosynthesis protein, translating into MTVQSKNQGGQIAKPDGKSALAKTTILMSFVSALMVFLNALSGFYVARNLIPYEYGRLTYFTSLFLIVSLVFGFGLTVSAIQHLSRFNIVKNYSELNRMFYSLFLMRLSVLLPLLLLSGCLSLITGDDLYFLVGLAASLSVVADFLCGVFQGLQQIWRTALLYLLQPIAFIVLLVAGLNQSSKSVILALELSFGLACVLGILLLWGTGIARPLLKFFSLPHIKVALPISGQSYTISLFQTLYYTYALVWLGSLNQYGEAALLNIAWTLVRILPLGLTPLLNTVLFPRLRSLVTSIDDLNDRKKAASNLVAIYFKGVVVLGLSVSALMAFFPEIVIEFFYTSKYLAAAPILVILAPTVLFLGLEPLLTVTLIALEKTMLPIMANLLRLLLVGVIGLGGYMLGALDLNLLLALAYLLSAFAGTALLAFYYFRLSGTFHAGLLFGFAASSMGIAATCRLLLPEISGDFIVRLYRPAVGGLLMAGIALVFLKKDFKFNFFRIKSAKKIGALALLGLLPLTFIAAPTQSTALAQSDLNCSGAAQSPRILKLDCLSESSTAHFLITMYSRTDLLSNVSWEKQLNYEDSIWLIRVANDERVKLALDFHREGKAQYADLYDDGDGDGNVRYDLYAGSPRILENQGRWTVRVTAQEGWWKPNGKLNFNLDILVDGSLRGSYGSGFIYDYKKLLKNDGQLDFEIHVRDPNNSGFPKYEWRQDRSPLPEDPTVSGQYRTEINANFEGNEAPISGALFWPYLSQIVGNYIKGYNVSASPIQVDWEKGKIVQISEFVASRGKPGNFFVYSLNRIKEGQLNSTNFENPFAFYDLSGVKDGWPDTAIRFEAALPFQLPGDLSIPKPINILEYAWGKEHNHNLTYQVSLCGTKPIDQIISFPEFTIKAVPPQKLPGWVTGQNWDAATFVEVEKQPYWTSEIIYEWTVEQADSKGREKVLPWRYITGLENTPPADAFSHIQAGFRGEYSLNLQAKPYLYFSPVDHKLHLLKADGGVWNLDGQSEISYTDLDHDGYIDMWRYSSPASSDSLTPEIRQLNLAGDYLVYQDGSQVLLRKARVNAFSFVTLPPTNQTEWENLGKKLKEQQASFQPTDFKAMLNQFEGQDILFSHASFSDFRSLKNGSFRFILELREAFHSQEKALPGITDLKPGKYVVEDLDGALRITPSTPPALRVTLSTQPKRYLEQNEVLIAINNDGEEDISEGQLELWVSRSQEELRLVSSQTISLPANSKISLPFIWTPSSAGLWLLTPKLRYKNEELISHVSEQITVLPEKGASSDNIAQILWADTNLLFVLLCLGAIATLGGLVFWKHWQTSGQAHDAE; encoded by the coding sequence ATGACCGTACAAAGTAAGAATCAGGGCGGGCAAATTGCTAAGCCGGACGGGAAATCTGCTCTGGCAAAAACTACTATTCTGATGTCTTTTGTTAGCGCGCTGATGGTATTTCTAAATGCCCTCAGCGGTTTCTATGTAGCGCGAAATCTAATACCGTATGAATACGGGCGGCTCACCTACTTTACAAGCCTTTTTCTAATCGTTTCACTTGTTTTCGGTTTTGGTCTGACCGTTTCAGCCATTCAGCACCTCTCCCGCTTTAACATCGTGAAAAACTACTCCGAACTGAACCGGATGTTTTACTCCCTGTTTCTTATGCGCCTTTCAGTACTGCTACCATTGTTGCTGTTAAGCGGGTGTCTGTCTCTGATTACAGGGGACGACTTATATTTCCTAGTTGGTTTGGCGGCTAGCCTATCGGTGGTAGCGGACTTCCTGTGCGGGGTTTTTCAGGGATTACAGCAAATCTGGCGAACTGCCCTGCTTTATCTGCTGCAACCCATCGCCTTTATAGTGTTGCTGGTAGCAGGTTTGAATCAATCCAGCAAATCCGTAATATTAGCGCTTGAGCTATCCTTTGGGCTTGCCTGTGTGTTAGGCATATTATTATTATGGGGAACAGGTATTGCGCGTCCCTTGCTGAAATTTTTTTCGCTGCCTCATATTAAAGTTGCTTTGCCTATTTCAGGTCAATCTTACACTATTTCTCTTTTTCAGACGTTATACTACACTTATGCGCTGGTGTGGCTTGGTAGCCTGAACCAGTATGGTGAGGCAGCTTTACTCAACATCGCGTGGACTTTGGTGAGGATTTTACCGCTTGGGCTAACTCCTTTGCTGAATACTGTGCTATTCCCCCGTCTTAGAAGTTTGGTCACTTCGATCGATGACCTTAATGATAGGAAGAAGGCTGCCTCGAATTTGGTAGCAATCTATTTCAAGGGGGTTGTAGTTTTGGGGTTAAGCGTTTCCGCGCTTATGGCGTTTTTCCCTGAGATAGTAATTGAGTTCTTCTATACCTCGAAATATCTTGCAGCTGCTCCTATCCTAGTAATCCTAGCTCCTACTGTCCTATTTTTAGGGCTTGAGCCGCTCTTGACCGTTACTTTGATTGCGCTTGAAAAAACCATGTTGCCTATAATGGCTAACCTGTTGCGCCTTTTGCTGGTGGGAGTCATTGGGCTAGGTGGTTATATGCTGGGCGCTTTGGATTTGAATCTTTTGCTGGCTTTAGCTTATCTGTTGTCTGCGTTTGCTGGAACTGCCTTGCTGGCTTTTTACTACTTCAGGCTATCAGGCACCTTTCACGCCGGGTTGTTGTTTGGCTTTGCCGCTTCAAGTATGGGTATTGCCGCGACTTGCCGACTTTTACTCCCGGAAATTTCGGGCGACTTTATAGTGCGCCTTTACCGCCCGGCGGTGGGCGGACTTTTAATGGCAGGGATAGCGTTGGTTTTTCTAAAGAAGGATTTCAAATTCAATTTTTTCCGAATAAAGTCGGCAAAGAAAATAGGTGCGCTTGCTCTGTTAGGGTTGTTACCTCTGACATTCATTGCTGCCCCGACTCAATCCACAGCCCTAGCTCAATCAGATTTGAATTGCAGCGGAGCCGCGCAATCACCTCGAATATTAAAACTAGATTGTCTCTCGGAAAGCTCCACCGCCCATTTCTTGATTACAATGTATTCCAGAACAGACCTGCTCTCCAATGTAAGCTGGGAAAAGCAACTGAATTATGAGGATTCCATCTGGCTAATCAGGGTTGCTAACGATGAGCGGGTTAAATTGGCGCTGGATTTTCATCGCGAAGGAAAAGCGCAGTACGCCGACCTGTATGACGATGGGGACGGTGATGGTAACGTTCGCTACGATCTATATGCCGGTAGCCCACGAATATTAGAAAATCAGGGTCGCTGGACTGTGCGAGTAACGGCACAGGAGGGTTGGTGGAAACCAAATGGCAAGCTCAATTTCAATCTGGATATTTTGGTGGATGGCTCGCTTAGAGGCTCTTATGGGTCTGGTTTTATTTATGATTATAAGAAATTACTAAAAAATGACGGTCAGCTTGATTTTGAGATTCATGTGCGAGACCCTAATAATAGCGGTTTTCCAAAATACGAGTGGCGGCAAGATCGGTCTCCGCTGCCGGAAGACCCCACAGTTAGCGGACAGTATCGTACAGAAATTAATGCAAACTTTGAAGGAAATGAAGCGCCTATTAGCGGGGCATTATTCTGGCCCTATTTAAGCCAAATAGTCGGGAATTATATTAAGGGCTATAACGTAAGCGCATCCCCAATTCAGGTGGACTGGGAAAAGGGCAAAATTGTGCAGATTTCCGAGTTTGTAGCTTCACGCGGGAAACCGGGCAATTTTTTTGTCTATTCCTTAAACCGAATCAAGGAGGGACAGCTTAATTCTACCAATTTTGAGAATCCTTTTGCTTTTTATGACCTTTCTGGCGTAAAAGATGGGTGGCCCGATACAGCGATTCGCTTTGAAGCCGCGCTACCCTTTCAATTGCCCGGTGATTTGTCTATTCCGAAACCGATTAATATTCTAGAATATGCTTGGGGAAAAGAACACAATCATAACCTGACTTATCAGGTGAGCCTTTGCGGGACAAAGCCGATAGATCAGATAATTTCCTTCCCGGAATTTACAATAAAGGCAGTGCCTCCTCAAAAGCTACCCGGTTGGGTAACAGGGCAAAACTGGGATGCGGCTACTTTTGTGGAAGTAGAAAAACAGCCCTACTGGACTTCAGAGATAATATACGAATGGACGGTGGAACAGGCTGATAGTAAAGGTCGCGAAAAGGTATTGCCTTGGCGCTATATTACCGGACTTGAAAATACCCCCCCTGCCGATGCTTTTTCCCATATACAAGCCGGATTTCGCGGGGAGTATTCGCTTAACTTGCAGGCAAAACCTTACTTGTATTTCAGCCCGGTGGATCATAAACTTCACTTGTTAAAAGCGGATGGAGGAGTTTGGAATTTAGATGGGCAGTCGGAAATTAGCTACACCGACCTTGACCACGATGGCTATATCGATATGTGGCGTTATAGTTCGCCTGCCTCAAGCGATAGCTTGACTCCTGAAATTCGCCAGCTAAATTTGGCGGGAGATTATTTAGTTTATCAGGACGGGTCGCAAGTATTACTTCGCAAAGCGCGGGTAAACGCCTTTTCTTTTGTCACCTTACCCCCTACCAATCAAACTGAGTGGGAGAATTTGGGCAAAAAACTTAAGGAACAGCAGGCAAGTTTTCAGCCTACAGATTTTAAGGCGATGCTGAATCAGTTCGAGGGGCAGGATATACTATTTTCCCATGCTAGTTTCAGTGATTTTCGGTCTCTTAAAAACGGCTCGTTTAGATTTATTCTTGAGCTTAGAGAGGCTTTCCACTCTCAGGAGAAAGCTTTACCCGGTATTACAGACCTCAAGCCCGGTAAGTATGTGGTGGAAGATTTGGATGGCGCTTTAAGAATTACGCCCTCCACCCCTCCTGCGCTAAGGGTAACACTTTCCACTCAGCCTAAACGCTATCTGGAGCAGAATGAAGTTCTAATAGCTATAAATAATGATGGGGAGGAAGATATTAGCGAGGGTCAACTGGAATTATGGGTCTCGCGCTCCCAAGAAGAGCTGCGCCTAGTAAGTTCGCAGACCATCTCACTACCCGCCAACAGCAAAATTTCGCTGCCTTTTATCTGGACTCCTAGTAGCGCCGGTCTATGGTTGCTTACTCCCAAGCTGCGCTATAAAAATGAGGAGCTAATCAGTCACGTTTCTGAACAGATTACGGTTTTACCTGAGAAAGGGGCTTCATCGGATAATATTGCGCAAATACTCTGGGCTGACACGAACTTATTATTTGTGTTGCTTTGTCTAGGGGCAATCGCTACCCTAGGTGGGTTAGTTTTCTGGAAGCATTGGCAAACTTCAGGTCAGGCGCATGATGCTGAATAA
- a CDS encoding CPBP family glutamic-type intramembrane protease, translating to MKASNIATPTPFVHYRLSWFYLALFAGAELLIATANPMPGLALHCLILSALILHSAYLANSDLANLYRSLMVIAILRILSMSLPLDLFPPIARYPMIYLPVLFSIWQVARLAGLRAAELKLRTGNLFLQLLIASGGFGLGALEYLILQSSILSEPFAWVSFLTWTLVLVLCTGFCEQLLFSGLLLTFSTRTFGKYAILYVSLLYAALNISTGSLLQCIIAFGIGLSFAFLAKWGNSLLCVSLAQGTANLTVLLLMPYLEGNSTNWLATLTRWVIWISLPAAIGGVFVLWWRFRQGKVKISLQ from the coding sequence GTGAAAGCCAGCAACATTGCTACTCCCACTCCTTTTGTGCATTATAGGTTAAGCTGGTTTTATCTGGCTCTTTTCGCAGGGGCAGAACTGTTAATAGCTACTGCTAACCCAATGCCCGGTCTTGCGCTGCACTGTTTAATTCTTTCAGCCCTTATCCTGCATAGCGCGTATCTAGCGAACTCTGACCTAGCCAATTTATACCGCTCTCTGATGGTGATAGCGATTTTGCGAATTCTCTCGATGAGCTTACCGCTGGATTTATTCCCACCTATAGCCCGTTACCCTATGATATACCTGCCTGTATTATTTTCAATTTGGCAGGTTGCTAGGCTGGCGGGGCTTCGCGCAGCTGAGTTAAAACTAAGAACCGGTAATTTATTCCTACAACTTCTTATTGCGTCTGGCGGGTTTGGGCTAGGCGCGTTGGAATACCTTATATTACAATCTTCGATACTGTCCGAACCTTTCGCTTGGGTCTCTTTTCTTACATGGACTCTGGTTTTAGTATTATGCACGGGTTTTTGCGAACAATTATTGTTTTCGGGTCTATTGTTAACTTTTTCCACTCGAACCTTTGGAAAGTATGCCATTCTTTATGTTTCACTGCTTTATGCAGCTTTGAACATCAGTACTGGTTCCTTACTCCAATGCATAATTGCATTTGGAATAGGGCTGAGCTTTGCTTTCCTAGCAAAGTGGGGAAATTCGCTACTTTGTGTATCACTTGCTCAGGGGACAGCAAACCTAACGGTACTTTTGTTAATGCCTTATCTGGAGGGAAATAGTACAAACTGGTTGGCAACGTTGACGCGCTGGGTCATTTGGATCAGTTTACCGGCAGCTATCGGTGGTGTATTTGTTCTCTGGTGGCGCTTTAGGCAAGGAAAGGTCAAAATCTCACTACAATGA
- a CDS encoding glycosyltransferase family 4 protein yields the protein MRIGYLTYGLDRYPTGIGRYATELLKGFYALPESPDIVLLTTEQEDKAGLWNHFEHYPLTGCRLLPALMAIGNLALSRASLKYKLDLIHDPNGIAPFFGHAAGVARVVTIHDAFTYIYPEKHNWLDNWRYKYYFPHTARKADAVITVSNCSKQDIIRYLKLDPDKVFVIPEGVGADFIAQPEGKKRRQILERYGIKKPYLLYVGAINGRKNLEGLLSAYALLLLRYPDLNLTIVGKRQWKTGGVETALQRLKLENRINFTGYIEDGHLPDIYSAAEVFVFPSLYEGFGLPPLEAMSCGVPVVTSNVGSLPEVVGSAGLMVDPYDVPSLVDAIEKAMIDSELKARLIKKGFERVAGFTWENAAAKTFEVYRKLSKI from the coding sequence ATGAGAATTGGCTATCTAACTTATGGTCTTGACCGCTATCCCACCGGAATAGGTCGCTATGCCACCGAGCTTTTAAAAGGTTTTTATGCTTTGCCCGAATCCCCTGATATTGTATTGCTGACCACAGAACAAGAAGATAAAGCAGGGTTATGGAATCATTTTGAGCATTACCCTTTAACAGGTTGCCGTTTGCTGCCCGCACTTATGGCAATAGGAAATCTGGCTCTTTCCCGCGCTTCCCTAAAATATAAGTTGGATCTAATTCATGACCCAAACGGAATCGCCCCTTTCTTTGGTCATGCTGCGGGAGTTGCCCGCGTAGTTACAATCCATGATGCTTTTACGTACATTTATCCCGAAAAGCATAATTGGCTGGATAATTGGCGGTATAAATACTATTTTCCTCACACTGCCCGTAAAGCTGATGCCGTTATTACAGTAAGTAATTGTTCTAAGCAAGATATTATCCGCTATTTAAAACTAGATCCTGATAAGGTTTTTGTCATTCCGGAAGGGGTGGGGGCAGACTTTATAGCACAGCCAGAAGGCAAGAAAAGACGGCAAATACTTGAGCGGTATGGGATTAAAAAACCTTATTTGTTATATGTGGGAGCAATAAATGGGCGTAAAAACTTGGAGGGGCTTCTCAGTGCCTATGCGCTTTTACTTCTGCGCTATCCAGACCTTAACCTGACTATCGTAGGTAAGCGACAATGGAAAACTGGAGGTGTGGAAACCGCTTTACAGCGTCTTAAACTTGAAAATCGAATAAACTTCACCGGATACATAGAAGATGGACATCTGCCGGATATATATAGCGCCGCTGAAGTTTTTGTATTTCCTTCGCTGTATGAAGGCTTTGGGCTTCCCCCACTAGAAGCGATGTCATGCGGCGTACCTGTAGTTACCTCAAATGTCGGATCGCTCCCAGAGGTAGTGGGTAGCGCTGGTCTTATGGTTGACCCCTACGATGTACCTAGCCTTGTCGATGCCATTGAGAAGGCTATGATAGATAGTGAATTGAAAGCAAGGCTAATAAAAAAAGGTTTCGAGCGAGTGGCAGGGTTTACTTGGGAAAATGCGGCGGCGAAAACATTTGAGGTGTACCGAAAACTGAGCAAAATATGA
- a CDS encoding glycosyltransferase: protein MMTIYKMPESSILKKLLQKKHEKKHVGKTILSIGITAVAFLNLRLWQRDKRLLTELKAEINREALLSYTPKISVLVAAWNERANIEAHLLSFKNLTYPDIELILCAGGADNTLELACRHVAENILILEQFPGEGKQHALSRCYERASGELIYLTDADCLYQDRALLYLLEPVTENGEQAVTGASRPWDCQMGKPLPDYLWASDTVSSARSPHYIQGLLGRNTVITRQALDRSGGMNFPASSGTDYQLARRLVSSGVRIRYVRASQIPTVYPEALGVYRRKQSRWLRNLLQYGWQYRAKQDLWLTVKTVSIGLIMLVCPLLALLFRSKTLAIWFLVLTHSVFSKMRYLRFTAKLYQRPISPRTLLYLLPLTLADFFIWASPLLDMFLSRNRIRW, encoded by the coding sequence ATGATGACAATTTATAAAATGCCCGAATCTTCTATTTTAAAGAAACTGCTACAGAAAAAGCATGAGAAAAAGCATGTAGGTAAAACCATTTTATCCATAGGGATAACTGCGGTTGCATTTCTAAATTTGCGTCTGTGGCAACGCGATAAGCGACTATTGACTGAGTTAAAAGCCGAAATAAATCGGGAAGCTTTACTGAGTTACACCCCTAAAATAAGTGTATTGGTAGCGGCTTGGAATGAGCGAGCTAATATAGAAGCGCATCTGCTTTCTTTCAAAAATCTGACCTATCCTGATATTGAGCTTATTTTGTGTGCCGGTGGCGCCGATAACACCCTAGAGCTGGCATGCCGCCATGTCGCGGAGAACATCCTTATTTTGGAACAGTTTCCCGGCGAAGGCAAACAACACGCTTTGTCCCGTTGTTATGAACGAGCAAGTGGTGAACTTATTTACCTGACCGATGCAGATTGCCTGTACCAAGATAGAGCGTTGCTATATTTGCTGGAGCCTGTTACAGAGAATGGAGAACAGGCTGTTACCGGCGCTTCCCGCCCATGGGATTGTCAGATGGGCAAGCCCCTGCCAGACTATCTCTGGGCTTCCGATACGGTTTCAAGTGCGCGTAGCCCTCATTATATTCAGGGGTTACTCGGTCGGAATACGGTTATTACACGCCAAGCTCTTGACCGCAGCGGTGGAATGAATTTCCCGGCTTCCAGCGGCACCGATTACCAACTCGCCCGGCGTTTGGTTAGCAGTGGCGTTCGAATACGCTATGTCCGCGCCAGCCAGATACCTACGGTTTACCCGGAAGCTTTAGGGGTTTATCGGCGCAAGCAATCTCGCTGGTTGCGCAATCTGCTGCAATACGGGTGGCAGTATCGCGCAAAACAAGACTTGTGGCTAACCGTCAAAACGGTATCAATCGGCTTGATAATGCTGGTTTGTCCACTGTTAGCGCTATTATTCAGGTCCAAAACCCTAGCAATCTGGTTCTTAGTGTTAACGCATTCTGTTTTTTCAAAAATGCGTTATCTTAGGTTTACTGCCAAGCTTTACCAGCGTCCGATTTCGCCCCGCACTCTTTTGTATTTATTGCCTCTGACGCTTGCGGATTTTTTCATTTGGGCATCGCCCTTGCTTGACATGTTTCTGTCTAGGAATCGCATTCGATGGTAG